Proteins co-encoded in one Gossypium arboreum isolate Shixiya-1 chromosome 11, ASM2569848v2, whole genome shotgun sequence genomic window:
- the LOC108471480 gene encoding uncharacterized protein LOC108471480 codes for MTDLRVMFARLSLFEDGSLLVELQFKPVWIEQIKSKQLEDESLGLQFRQIENGNAVDFGLNIEGVLFFKGRICVPKDVELRHTLLREMHSSPYAMHLGGNKMYRDLHEIYWWPGLKHEIIDCARKCLTCQQKWKRVTIDFVIGLPLTPSKKDSVWFIVDRLTKTAQFIPVCTDYSLQKLAKLCHTLSCWIELGERRALGPEFVYDTENKVRLIWDGLKEALDRHKSYADLKRKEIGYSVGDFVFLRSRHGRRC; via the exons atgactgatctgagagtaatgtttgctcgtcttagcTTATTTGAGGACGGTAGCTTGTTGGTTGAGCTTCAATTTAAACCAGTGTGGATTGAACAGATTAAAAGTaaacagttggaagatgagtcattGGGTCTTCAGTTCCGTCAGATTGAGAATGGTAATGCTgtggattttgggctgaataTTGAAGGGGTACTTTTTTTCAAAGGCAGAATTTGCGTACCTAAGGATGTTGAGTTGAGACACACTTTACTGCGAGAGATGCATAGTAGCCCCTATGCAATGCACctaggtggaaataagatgtacagaGATCTCCATGAGATTTATTGGTGGCCGGGTCTTAAGCATGAGATTATCGACTGTGCGAggaaatgtctgacttgccaacAG AAGTGGAAAAGAGTAACCATTGACTTTGTGATTGGGCTACCTCTAACGccttctaagaaagattcagtATGGTTTATTGTAGACCGATTGACCAAAACTGCCCAGTTCATACCAGTTTGCACAGATTATTCATTGCAAAAACTGGCTAAGCT GTGTCACACTCTGTCATGCTGGATTGAATTGGGTGAGCGACGTGCTCTAGGTCCTGAGTTTGTATATGATACCGAAAATAAGGTTAGATTAATTTGGGATGGATTGAAGGAGGCATTAGACAGACATaagtcatatgcggatctgaagcgtaaggaaatTGGCTATTCAGTGGGAGACTTTGTCTTtctaaggtctcgccatggaagaaggtgctGA